A genomic window from Cryobacterium sp. SO2 includes:
- a CDS encoding DNA topoisomerase IV subunit B, with product MSSDYSARHLSVLEGLDAVRKRPGMYIGSTDSRGLMHCLWEIIDNSVDEALSGHGSAIGIVLHADESVEVSDTARGIPVDIEPKTGLSGVEVVFTKLHAGGKFGSGSYAASGGLHGVGASVVNALSERLDVEVDRDGKTWAMSFHRGEPGIFADTGEKSPDAPFTPFENKSELRVVGKVRKGVTGTRIRYWADRQIFTKGAAFQTEDLMGRARQTAFLIPGLSINVDDRRGAEPVTESFSFAGGISEFVDHLAVDTPITDTWRLTGAGSFTETVPVLTDSGAMIPTELVRDCQVDIALRWGTGYDTVIKSFVNIIATPKGGTHQAGFDAGLLKFLRAQVEQNARRLKVGSDKLEKDDVLAGLTAVLTVRLPEPQFEGQTKEVLGTPAVRAIVAAVINKTMTERFASPKRDDKTQSAVVLDKIVAEMKSRISARAHKETQRRKNALESSSLPAKLVDCRSNDVALSELFIVEGDSALGTAKLARDSEHQALLPIRGKILNVQKASVSDMLSNTECASIIQVIGAGSGRSFDLSAARYGKVIIMSDADVDGAHIRTLLLTLFFRYMRPMIEEGRIFAAVPPLHRVIVMNPGSKPNETIYTYSEPELQAVLAALKKSGKRYQDPIQRYKGLGEMDADQLATTTMERSHRTLRRVRVADAEMAGKVFELLMGNDVAPRKEFIIDSSDKLSRDRIDV from the coding sequence GTGAGTTCTGACTATTCCGCCCGCCACCTCTCGGTCCTCGAGGGCCTGGACGCGGTGCGCAAACGCCCCGGCATGTACATCGGTTCGACGGACTCCCGCGGGCTCATGCACTGCCTGTGGGAAATCATCGACAACTCCGTCGACGAGGCGCTCAGCGGTCACGGCTCCGCGATCGGCATCGTGCTGCACGCCGATGAGAGCGTCGAGGTCAGCGACACCGCACGCGGCATCCCGGTCGACATCGAACCGAAGACCGGCTTGTCCGGGGTCGAGGTCGTGTTCACCAAGCTGCACGCCGGCGGCAAGTTCGGCAGCGGTTCCTACGCGGCGTCCGGTGGCCTGCACGGGGTGGGGGCATCGGTGGTGAATGCCCTCTCCGAGCGTCTTGATGTCGAGGTCGACAGAGACGGCAAGACCTGGGCCATGTCGTTCCATCGCGGCGAACCGGGGATCTTCGCCGACACCGGCGAGAAGAGCCCGGATGCGCCGTTCACCCCGTTCGAGAACAAGAGCGAACTGCGCGTCGTCGGCAAGGTCCGCAAGGGTGTCACGGGTACCCGCATCCGGTACTGGGCCGACCGCCAGATCTTCACCAAGGGTGCAGCATTCCAGACCGAGGACCTGATGGGTCGCGCCCGCCAGACGGCGTTCCTGATCCCCGGCCTGTCGATCAACGTTGACGACCGCCGCGGTGCAGAACCGGTCACGGAGTCGTTCTCCTTCGCCGGTGGCATTTCCGAGTTCGTCGACCACCTCGCCGTCGACACTCCCATCACCGACACCTGGCGGTTGACGGGCGCCGGCAGCTTCACCGAAACGGTCCCCGTGCTCACCGACTCCGGCGCGATGATCCCCACCGAACTCGTGCGGGACTGCCAGGTCGACATCGCCCTGCGGTGGGGCACCGGCTACGACACCGTCATCAAGAGCTTCGTGAACATCATCGCCACGCCCAAGGGCGGCACCCACCAGGCCGGTTTCGACGCGGGCCTGCTGAAATTCCTGCGGGCGCAGGTGGAGCAGAACGCGCGACGGCTCAAGGTCGGCTCGGACAAGCTCGAAAAGGACGACGTCCTCGCCGGCCTCACGGCCGTGCTCACGGTTCGGCTGCCCGAGCCGCAGTTCGAGGGCCAGACCAAGGAAGTGCTCGGCACACCGGCCGTGCGCGCCATCGTGGCCGCCGTGATCAACAAGACCATGACGGAGCGGTTCGCCTCACCCAAGCGAGACGACAAGACGCAGTCCGCCGTCGTCCTCGACAAGATCGTCGCTGAGATGAAGTCACGGATCTCGGCGCGGGCGCACAAGGAGACCCAGCGCCGCAAGAACGCTCTGGAGAGCTCATCGCTGCCGGCCAAGCTGGTGGACTGCCGCAGCAACGACGTGGCGCTCAGCGAGCTGTTCATCGTCGAGGGCGACTCGGCCCTCGGCACGGCCAAGCTCGCCCGTGACAGCGAGCACCAGGCGTTGCTGCCGATCAGAGGCAAGATCCTGAACGTGCAGAAGGCGTCGGTCTCCGACATGCTCTCGAACACCGAGTGCGCGTCGATCATCCAGGTGATCGGGGCCGGATCCGGGCGCAGCTTCGACCTGTCCGCCGCTCGCTACGGCAAGGTCATCATCATGAGCGACGCCGACGTCGACGGCGCGCACATCCGCACCCTGCTGCTCACCCTGTTCTTCCGCTACATGCGGCCGATGATCGAAGAGGGCCGCATCTTCGCGGCCGTCCCGCCGCTGCACCGGGTGATCGTGATGAACCCCGGCAGCAAGCCCAACGAGACCATCTACACCTACTCAGAGCCCGAGCTCCAGGCCGTGCTGGCCGCGCTCAAGAAGAGCGGCAAGCGCTACCAGGACCCCATCCAGCGCTACAAGGGCCTGGGCGAGATGGACGCCGACCAGCTGGCGACGACGACCATGGAGCGCTCGCACCGCACGCTCCGCCGCGTGCGGGTGGCTGATGCCGAGATGGCCGGCAAGGTGTTCGAGCTGCTGATGGGCAACGACGTGGCGCCGCGCAAGGAGTTCATCATCGACAGCTCGGACAAGCTCAGCCGCGACCGCATCGACGTCTGA
- a CDS encoding SDR family NAD(P)-dependent oxidoreductase, which translates to MAELHGSELHGSTILVVGATGGLGREIARQLADAGATLVLSARDPQAVAALNLPGAIVAADLTDPAAIRRLVDVAITVTGQLDGIVVAAGVVAFGPAASLSPQAVAELFTVNTSAPILLFQAAHDALARSAAAGRSPFLLTLSGVVSESPTANLAAYSASKAGLAAFVSAAGREVRRAGIRLIDARPGHTETALSTHPLAGTAPRLPAGLDPTQVAARIVHAIVDGERDLPSTAFAPAAPV; encoded by the coding sequence ATGGCTGAACTGCACGGCTCCGAACTGCACGGCTCAACGATCCTCGTCGTCGGCGCGACCGGCGGGCTCGGTCGCGAGATCGCCCGGCAACTGGCCGACGCCGGCGCGACGCTTGTGCTCAGCGCGCGCGACCCCCAGGCCGTCGCGGCGCTCAACCTGCCGGGCGCCATCGTCGCGGCCGACCTCACCGACCCTGCCGCAATCCGGCGCCTCGTTGACGTGGCGATCACCGTGACTGGTCAACTCGACGGAATCGTGGTGGCCGCAGGGGTCGTCGCGTTCGGGCCGGCCGCATCCCTGAGCCCGCAGGCCGTCGCCGAGCTGTTCACGGTGAACACCAGCGCGCCGATCCTGCTGTTCCAGGCGGCCCACGACGCGCTCGCCCGCTCGGCCGCCGCCGGCCGGTCGCCGTTCCTGCTCACCCTCAGCGGGGTGGTGAGCGAGAGCCCAACGGCCAACCTCGCCGCCTATTCGGCGTCGAAGGCCGGCTTGGCGGCCTTCGTGTCGGCCGCCGGCCGCGAAGTGCGGCGGGCCGGCATCCGGCTCATCGACGCGAGACCCGGCCACACCGAGACGGCGCTCTCGACGCATCCATTGGCCGGAACCGCCCCGCGCCTGCCCGCCGGACTCGACCCCACCCAGGTGGCCGCCCGGATCGTGCACGCCATCGTCGACGGCGAACGCGACCTGCCCAGCACCGCGTTCGCTCCCGCCGCTCCGGTCTAG